Proteins co-encoded in one Arachis hypogaea cultivar Tifrunner chromosome 13, arahy.Tifrunner.gnm2.J5K5, whole genome shotgun sequence genomic window:
- the LOC112734658 gene encoding uncharacterized protein yields MSPFWLVYAKACHLPVEVEHKAYWVVKECNPGFGVGVERKLELVELKCLRLEAYKNSRLYKERMKAVHDRNIKRREFRAGELVLLYNSRLRFIPGKLRSRWEGPYIVEKAEPYGVYHLRHPSSPNIFKVNGHRLKLYYGEKMKSSKEVEVFLLEDALEGEEI; encoded by the coding sequence ATGAGTCCGTTCTGGTTGGTCTATGCGAAGGCTTGCCATCTCCCGGTGGAGGTAGAGCATAAGGCGTATTGGGTCGTAAAAGAATGCAACCCAGGGTTTGGGGTTGGAGTCGAAAGAAAGTTAGAGTTGGTGGAGCTTAAGTGCCTTCGATTGGAAGCCTATAAGAATTCAAGGCTTTACAAAGAGAGGATGAAAGCGGTGCATGATAGAAACATCAAAAGGAGAGAGTTTAGGGCTGGGGAGCTAGTCCTCCTCTATAACTCTAGGTTGAGATTTATACCAGGCAAGTtaagatcaaggtgggaaggtccTTATATAGTGGAGAAAGCTGAGCCATATGGGGTCTACCACCTGCGCCACCCTTCAAGCCCCAATATCTTCAAAGTTAATGGTCATCGTCTGAAGCTATACTATGGAGAGAAGATGAAAAGCAGCAAAGAGGTTGAGGTGTTCCTTCTTGAGGATGCACTCGAAGGCGAAGAGATATGA